DNA sequence from the Leopardus geoffroyi isolate Oge1 chromosome A3, O.geoffroyi_Oge1_pat1.0, whole genome shotgun sequence genome:
AGGACAGGCCACCCCAAAGAAAAATCTTAGCAGCAAATTTCTATCTCCCTCAGCACTCCCAGCACAGCTCAAGTTGGAAGGCTGGGCCTCCTGTCTCTCGGCACCCATCATACCCTTCCCACTGTAGAATTCCCAGTAAGGCAGGGAAAAGGAACTATTGCCAGAAGTGAGACCCGGTGGGAGCTGGGGTGCCTAGTCATTCCTAGAGAAGAGGCAGTGACTCTATCGTGAGGGGTGGACCAGGAGCAATGCTGGGACTTCTCCGGGTCCTATGGCCTGCTCTGTTGAAAGCTGGCAGTAGAGAGAACTGGAAGAAAGTTAGTCATGGATTCATGggcgtgtgcacacatgcgtgcaGCAGGACACGGGTTGTGCGTCTTCCTTGTGCTTGATGCCTCCGTCTGCCGTCCTCTCCGTGACGGCAGCCTAATCCTCTgcacctctgcctctctgtggCTATGGATCCAGAAACCAAGTGTTTCTCCAAACAGAATAGCTGCGGTTCAGCAACATGGCAAAGGTAACAGCTGTCTCGGGGGAGGTAAGACAGATGACTAGAAGAGTGGTTTGCTCCAATCAGATATCCttgatttggttcttttttaaaataacaggcTGGTGACAGGTATAGTGGCTCAAGAATGACATGGTTCCAATTCTGTTATTACCCTGAAAGAGGTCCCCTTGCTGACCTCCCAGATAGCAACGCTTCAGCAGGCAGAGGCCATTCTTGCGGCTGTGGTTCTGACTGCTACCTGCCTTCTTGACAGGGCCTCACTATCTCTCCACCAACAAGACTTCACATTTCCAGGGTTCCTCTCACACCTGGGCTGGACCTCGTCTGGAGAGTCTAAACAGCCCAAGGTGTtggggggcagggcgggagggAAGGGCGCCAAGTGCCCAGCAGGGTGTCCAAAGGACCCGATTCTAGACATTGGATTTAGGGGCTGAGTTGAGGGGGATCTCCTTGAGCTCCGTCCGCATGCACAGGTACTCCCCGATGACAGCCATGAGCGCAATGCACACGGCTTGGACCAGCCACCAGGTCAGCGCCGAGGGGAAACGGGAGCTGTAGAACCAGCAGCCCAGGAGGTGAAAGAAATGGACAGTGACAGTGAAGTCCAGACACTGCTTCCCTCGCCGGATGAAGTACAGCAAGCCCAGAGCACTGTGGGGAGAGGACAGCAGTGAGTTGTCACTGGGTTGTCCTGGCCTTAGATCATTTGGGGAGTAGGGACAATTAGGAGAACAGCATAGTGGTGGGAAGCAAGCAAGAGAAGCGTGAAGCGGGGGTTCCACTATCAGATGCCTAGAGAGAGCTGGCAGGCAATGCGGGGGGAGGATCGGGCTGGGCAGAAGAAAAACCAAAGTACAAGCTTGATGAGAAATGGCGACTGTCACCCAGGGGAATCCTAGGGACTGGTGGGGACTGCAGCACCCTGAGGCACACGTGGACCATCCAAAGTGGGGACCACAGCGACCTGCAGCTGGGCAAATCCTCATGCCGGAAGGCTGGCCTGGGATCAGTCAATCTTCCCATTttccaagagaagccagaaatctggatttatttttttaacataaaatatccTGACTTTCAACTcagtggaaaaatattttaaatgccacTTGGGGGATGGTAAAACAGAGCATAATCTAGGAGCCAAATTCAGGTCATAGTCAGCCCACCCGTTTTTCAGTCTCCAGTGTGAGGTTAAGAATAGTAATGTGCAAGGTACTGTTTTAAGTATTTCCCACGAATGAATTCGTTTCACCCTTAAAACTATGAAATGGGTAATATTATTCGCCTCATTTTACCAAGGAGGAGACTGGGGCTTAGAGAGATCAACCTGTCCAAAGTCACGAGACTAGTGGGAAGCTGAGATTCAAAGCCAAGTAAGTCTGCCTCTACAGCCTGAGATCTTAACCATTATGCTAAACTGCCTCTCAAAGGGCAGGCAATGGTCACGGGTGACCTTAAATGTTACCCAGCCAAACCCCTCAGTGTACCAACGAGGTGCCCGAAGCCGAGAGAAGGGAAGTAACTTGGCCAATGGCACACAGACCAAGAACAGAACCGACTTCTCCTGACCCCCCAGTCCCACCCCTTCCTCACCTCGTTCCACAACAGGGAAGTGATCTCAGATGGAAGCTAACCCCCAGGCGGCATGCAGAATGATGTAAGAGCTTTCCAGCTAAGTCAAACAGCAATGGAAGGAGCCCTATAATGGAGCCAGTCCCAGAACCGGCCTTTGCCACCCACTTTAGTCCACCATGCCCCAGGAATAAGTGCCAGCCTGTCTCATGTCCAAATTGAGGAAGTTAGTTCCAGTGCTAGGACCCCCAAAAGCTGGAGAGCAACACTGGTGATACTCACCAGGTGAGGGCGTTGAGGATGAAGGACATCATGGAGAGCCGGCCTGGAGGGGTGGAAAAGCCCAGGATCTGAGGGGGAATCACAAATGGAAATATGCTGGAAAAGTGACTTGGCTTGGcagagctccaggctccaggaccTCCCAAGGAACAATCATTCTTCccagaacacaaaagaaaataggtCCCTGCATCTGTGTGTCAGCTTATTTCCAACAAGGTGCTTTCACAGACCTCCACTAGAGTATCTCACTGGACCCCAAACAGCAGCCGGGAAGAGACTTACAAAGGAGAAGCAAAAGTTcagagaagtaacttgcccaaagtgaTACAGTCAGTAAACTGCAAGAGTAAGGTCAATTACAGGGTTCAGTAAACTGAGGCCCCACCAGCCAGACACCTAGTTTTGTAAATAAGGTCCCAGGGAAATGCTACCACACCTATTTGCGTAGTACGGATGCTGGCTGCTTTTGCACCACAATGACAGAGGTGAGTTGGTGAGAAATCTCCTGTTACCTTGCCGAGGGCTacacagagaagcagcagcaggagcaaaGATTCCATTCCGGATCTCCTGGCTCTGAGAGCTGTGCTCATTACCATACACCACAGCTGCCTCTCAGATGCGAAGATCTCATAGCCCTCCTTGACTATAAAGCACTTTCATCTTCCTGGGCACCTCTGGGGTCTCTGGGCTTCATAACATTTTGCTGAGAATTATTCTGCCCagtttccagaagagaaaaccggctcagaaaggtgaagcaacttgcccagaGTCCCACAGCTAGTATATCTGGACCTAGATTGGACGCTAAACCTCTCTGAATCCAAAGTACAGGCTCTCTGCGTTGCAGTCCATAACCTCTCCACTACTGGTCTCATGAGTTTgcagacaggaaaactgaggttcagaggggaCAACACTTGGCCcacatcacacagctagtaagtggaatTTCAACGGAGGCCTGATTCCAAAGTCTAAGCAGTTTCCATTATACCTCCGTGAATGTTCTTTTATCCACCCCCCTCTTCCGTTTGGCACCTGAGAATTTGGGGCCCAGGGAAGTGAAGTCACTTTCTCGGAGTGTCAGAGAGGAGATGCATCAGGTTGCCTGGAACGCAAAGCTGCTCCTTGACATCCAGGCCCTTTCCTTTGAATAATCTGCTTCTGTTAACAGTCACTAAATTTTATGGATAGGGcacctgaggctcagaaagatgagATCCCTTCCCCGGGACCACAAAGGAAGATGGTGGTCCAGCCAGGTCTGGAGCCCAGTAGTGTCGGACCACAAAGTACACCCGACGAGGCCGAGACTCCGCCCGCGCTGGCCCAGAGACCCTACCTCGGCGTCGAACATCTGGTCCAGCGAGGGACTGCTGCGCACCAGCCCGTCCACCAGCGCCAGCCACAGGCCCAGCGAGCCGTAATAGACTGTCTGCATGAGGACGATCTGCGACAGGATCAGCAACGGGTCCCACACGTAGCTGCGGAACTGGCCCGCCATGCCGGCCCGCGGGGCCCGGCCGCCACCCGGGGCCTGGGTCAGCGCCGCCGCGCCATGGGCCCCGGGCCGCCCTGGCACCTGCGAGGACACACGCCGGGCCTCAGCCAGGGAGCCGTCACCATGGCAACGCCGCCCCGCCCGGGAGGAGGCACTGGGACGGAGGGGGCGAACCCATTCCGGGAGCGGGGGTGAGGGCGGGGCGGACAGACCCATTCCCAGAGTAAGGGGAAATCCTGCCCATTCCGGCTGCTCGGGCCCCGCCCGTCCTCAGGCTTCTTCGGGGTCCACTTACCGGTGACGGACTCGAGGGTCGAAGTGTCCGAAGACGGCCCAGCCTCACCGACTGACCCCCTAAACAGCGCTGACAGACAGGATCATGGAGGAGAAGCCCTACCAGCCTAGAGAGGCAAAGATCCAGCTACAGCGGCGGAGCCGCGACCGCGTAGGAAAGAAGCGTTTCCGGGGAAGGCGGTGGAGGGGCGGGGCTGAGGTTGCGCAGGCGTAATGGACGCAATCTTCGGCCGAGCCACCTAAACTGGGTACGG
Encoded proteins:
- the SYS1 gene encoding protein SYS1 homolog isoform X1, translated to MAGQFRSYVWDPLLILSQIVLMQTVYYGSLGLWLALVDGLVRSSPSLDQMFDAEILGFSTPPGRLSMMSFILNALTCALGLLYFIRRGKQCLDFTVTVHFFHLLGCWFYSSRFPSALTWWLVQAVCIALMAVIGEYLCMRTELKEIPLNSAPKSNV
- the SYS1 gene encoding protein SYS1 homolog isoform X2, with translation MAGQFRSYVWDPLLILSQIVLMQTVYYGSLGLWLALVDGLVRSSPSLDQMFDAEILGFSTPPGRLSMMSFILNALTWS